A single genomic interval of Homo sapiens chromosome 15, GRCh38.p14 Primary Assembly harbors:
- the RORA gene encoding nuclear receptor ROR-alpha isoform X3 — protein MKFREGTAIAQIEIIPCKICGDKSSGIHYGVITCEGCKGFFRRSQQSNATYSCPRQKNCLIDRTSRNRCQHCRLQKCLAVGMSRDAVKFGRMSKKQRDSLYAEVQKHRMQQQQRDHQQQPGEAEPLTPTYNISANGLTELHDDLSNYIDGHTPEGSKADSAVSSFYLDIQPSPDQSGLDINGIKPEPICDYTPASGFFPYCSFTNGETSPTVSMAELEHLAQNISKSHLETCQYLREELQQITWQTFLQEEIENYQNKQREVMWQLCAIKITEAIQYVVEFAKRIDGFMELCQNDQIVLLKAGSLEVVFIRMCRAFDSQNNTVYFDGKYASPDVFKSLGCEDFISFVFEFGKSLCSMHLTEDEIALFSAFVLMSADRSWLQEKVKIEKLQQKIQLALQHVLQKNHREDGILTKLICKVSTLRALCGRHTEKLMAFKAIYPDIVRLHFPPLYKELFTSEFEPAMQIDG, from the exons GGCTTTTTCAGGAGAAGTCAGCAAAGCAATGCCACCTACTCCTGTCCTCGTCAGAAGAACTGTTTGATTGATCGAACCAGTAGAAACCGCTGCCAACACTGTCGATTACAGAAATGCCTTGCCGTAGGGATGTCTCGAGATG CTGTAAAATTTGGCCGAATGTCAAAAAAGCAGAGAGACAGCTTGTATGCAGAAGTACAGAAACACCggatgcagcagcagcagcgcgaCCACCAGCAGCAGCCTGGAGAGGCTGAGCCGCTGACGCCCACCTACAACATCTCGGCCAACGGGCTGACGGAACTTCACGACGACCTCAGTAACTACATTGACGGGCACACCCCTGAGGGGAGTAAGGCAGACTCCGCCGTCAGCAGCTTCTACCTGGACATACAGCCTTCCCCAGACCAGTCAGGTCTTGATATCAATGGAATCAAACCAGAACCAATATGTGACTACACACCAGCATCAGGCTTCTTTCCCTACTGTTCGTTCACCAACGGCGAGACTTCCCCAACTGTGTCCATGGCAGAATTAG AACACCTTGCACAGAATATATCTAAATCGCATCTGGAAACCTGCCAATACTTGAGAGAAGAGCTCCAGCAGATAACGTGGCAGACCTTTTTACAGGAAGAAATTGAGAACTATCAAAACAAG CAGCGGGAGGTGATGTGGCAATTGTGTGCCATCAAAATTACAGAAGCTATACAGTATGTGGTGGAGTTTGCCAAACGCATTGATGGATTTATGGAACTGTGTCAAAATGATCAAATTGTGCTTCTAAAAGCAG GTTCTCTAGAGGTGGTGTTTATCAGAATGTGCCGTGCCTTTGACTCTCAGAACAACACCGTGTACTTTGATGGGAAGTATGCCAGCCCCGACGTCTTCAAATCCTTAG GTTGTGAAGACTTTATTAGCTTTGTGTTTGAATTTGGAAAGAGTTTATGTTCTATGCACCTGACTGAAGATGAAATTGCATTATTTTCTGCATTTGTACTGATGTCAGCAG ATCGCTCATGGCTGcaagaaaaggtaaaaattgaaaaactgcAACAGAAAATTCAGCTAGCTCTTCAACACGTCCTACAGAAGAATCACCGAGAAGATGGAATACTAACAAAG TTAATATGCAAGGTGTCTACCTTAAGAGCCTTATGTGGACGACATACAGAAAAGCTAATGGCATTTAAAGCAATATACCCAGACATTGTGCGACTTCATTTTCCTCCATTATACAAGGAGTTGTTCACTTCAGAATTTGAGCCAGCAATGCAAATTGATGGGTAA
- the RORA gene encoding nuclear receptor ROR-alpha isoform X4 — MSRDAVKFGRMSKKQRDSLYAEVQKHRMQQQQRDHQQQPGEAEPLTPTYNISANGLTELHDDLSNYIDGHTPEGSKADSAVSSFYLDIQPSPDQSGLDINGIKPEPICDYTPASGFFPYCSFTNGETSPTVSMAELEHLAQNISKSHLETCQYLREELQQITWQTFLQEEIENYQNKQREVMWQLCAIKITEAIQYVVEFAKRIDGFMELCQNDQIVLLKAGSLEVVFIRMCRAFDSQNNTVYFDGKYASPDVFKSLGCEDFISFVFEFGKSLCSMHLTEDEIALFSAFVLMSADRSWLQEKVKIEKLQQKIQLALQHVLQKNHREDGILTKLICKVSTLRALCGRHTEKLMAFKAIYPDIVRLHFPPLYKELFTSEFEPAMQIDG; from the exons ATGTCTCGAGATG CTGTAAAATTTGGCCGAATGTCAAAAAAGCAGAGAGACAGCTTGTATGCAGAAGTACAGAAACACCggatgcagcagcagcagcgcgaCCACCAGCAGCAGCCTGGAGAGGCTGAGCCGCTGACGCCCACCTACAACATCTCGGCCAACGGGCTGACGGAACTTCACGACGACCTCAGTAACTACATTGACGGGCACACCCCTGAGGGGAGTAAGGCAGACTCCGCCGTCAGCAGCTTCTACCTGGACATACAGCCTTCCCCAGACCAGTCAGGTCTTGATATCAATGGAATCAAACCAGAACCAATATGTGACTACACACCAGCATCAGGCTTCTTTCCCTACTGTTCGTTCACCAACGGCGAGACTTCCCCAACTGTGTCCATGGCAGAATTAG AACACCTTGCACAGAATATATCTAAATCGCATCTGGAAACCTGCCAATACTTGAGAGAAGAGCTCCAGCAGATAACGTGGCAGACCTTTTTACAGGAAGAAATTGAGAACTATCAAAACAAG CAGCGGGAGGTGATGTGGCAATTGTGTGCCATCAAAATTACAGAAGCTATACAGTATGTGGTGGAGTTTGCCAAACGCATTGATGGATTTATGGAACTGTGTCAAAATGATCAAATTGTGCTTCTAAAAGCAG GTTCTCTAGAGGTGGTGTTTATCAGAATGTGCCGTGCCTTTGACTCTCAGAACAACACCGTGTACTTTGATGGGAAGTATGCCAGCCCCGACGTCTTCAAATCCTTAG GTTGTGAAGACTTTATTAGCTTTGTGTTTGAATTTGGAAAGAGTTTATGTTCTATGCACCTGACTGAAGATGAAATTGCATTATTTTCTGCATTTGTACTGATGTCAGCAG ATCGCTCATGGCTGcaagaaaaggtaaaaattgaaaaactgcAACAGAAAATTCAGCTAGCTCTTCAACACGTCCTACAGAAGAATCACCGAGAAGATGGAATACTAACAAAG TTAATATGCAAGGTGTCTACCTTAAGAGCCTTATGTGGACGACATACAGAAAAGCTAATGGCATTTAAAGCAATATACCCAGACATTGTGCGACTTCATTTTCCTCCATTATACAAGGAGTTGTTCACTTCAGAATTTGAGCCAGCAATGCAAATTGATGGGTAA
- the RORA gene encoding nuclear receptor ROR-alpha isoform d (isoform d is encoded by transcript variant 4): protein MMYFVIAAMKAQIEIIPCKICGDKSSGIHYGVITCEGCKGFFRRSQQSNATYSCPRQKNCLIDRTSRNRCQHCRLQKCLAVGMSRDAVKFGRMSKKQRDSLYAEVQKHRMQQQQRDHQQQPGEAEPLTPTYNISANGLTELHDDLSNYIDGHTPEGSKADSAVSSFYLDIQPSPDQSGLDINGIKPEPICDYTPASGFFPYCSFTNGETSPTVSMAELEHLAQNISKSHLETCQYLREELQQITWQTFLQEEIENYQNKQREVMWQLCAIKITEAIQYVVEFAKRIDGFMELCQNDQIVLLKAGSLEVVFIRMCRAFDSQNNTVYFDGKYASPDVFKSLGCEDFISFVFEFGKSLCSMHLTEDEIALFSAFVLMSADRSWLQEKVKIEKLQQKIQLALQHVLQKNHREDGILTKLICKVSTLRALCGRHTEKLMAFKAIYPDIVRLHFPPLYKELFTSEFEPAMQIDG from the exons GGCTTTTTCAGGAGAAGTCAGCAAAGCAATGCCACCTACTCCTGTCCTCGTCAGAAGAACTGTTTGATTGATCGAACCAGTAGAAACCGCTGCCAACACTGTCGATTACAGAAATGCCTTGCCGTAGGGATGTCTCGAGATG CTGTAAAATTTGGCCGAATGTCAAAAAAGCAGAGAGACAGCTTGTATGCAGAAGTACAGAAACACCggatgcagcagcagcagcgcgaCCACCAGCAGCAGCCTGGAGAGGCTGAGCCGCTGACGCCCACCTACAACATCTCGGCCAACGGGCTGACGGAACTTCACGACGACCTCAGTAACTACATTGACGGGCACACCCCTGAGGGGAGTAAGGCAGACTCCGCCGTCAGCAGCTTCTACCTGGACATACAGCCTTCCCCAGACCAGTCAGGTCTTGATATCAATGGAATCAAACCAGAACCAATATGTGACTACACACCAGCATCAGGCTTCTTTCCCTACTGTTCGTTCACCAACGGCGAGACTTCCCCAACTGTGTCCATGGCAGAATTAG AACACCTTGCACAGAATATATCTAAATCGCATCTGGAAACCTGCCAATACTTGAGAGAAGAGCTCCAGCAGATAACGTGGCAGACCTTTTTACAGGAAGAAATTGAGAACTATCAAAACAAG CAGCGGGAGGTGATGTGGCAATTGTGTGCCATCAAAATTACAGAAGCTATACAGTATGTGGTGGAGTTTGCCAAACGCATTGATGGATTTATGGAACTGTGTCAAAATGATCAAATTGTGCTTCTAAAAGCAG GTTCTCTAGAGGTGGTGTTTATCAGAATGTGCCGTGCCTTTGACTCTCAGAACAACACCGTGTACTTTGATGGGAAGTATGCCAGCCCCGACGTCTTCAAATCCTTAG GTTGTGAAGACTTTATTAGCTTTGTGTTTGAATTTGGAAAGAGTTTATGTTCTATGCACCTGACTGAAGATGAAATTGCATTATTTTCTGCATTTGTACTGATGTCAGCAG ATCGCTCATGGCTGcaagaaaaggtaaaaattgaaaaactgcAACAGAAAATTCAGCTAGCTCTTCAACACGTCCTACAGAAGAATCACCGAGAAGATGGAATACTAACAAAG TTAATATGCAAGGTGTCTACCTTAAGAGCCTTATGTGGACGACATACAGAAAAGCTAATGGCATTTAAAGCAATATACCCAGACATTGTGCGACTTCATTTTCCTCCATTATACAAGGAGTTGTTCACTTCAGAATTTGAGCCAGCAATGCAAATTGATGGGTAA
- the RORA gene encoding nuclear receptor ROR-alpha isoform X5, translated as MSKKQRDSLYAEVQKHRMQQQQRDHQQQPGEAEPLTPTYNISANGLTELHDDLSNYIDGHTPEGSKADSAVSSFYLDIQPSPDQSGLDINGIKPEPICDYTPASGFFPYCSFTNGETSPTVSMAELEHLAQNISKSHLETCQYLREELQQITWQTFLQEEIENYQNKQREVMWQLCAIKITEAIQYVVEFAKRIDGFMELCQNDQIVLLKAGSLEVVFIRMCRAFDSQNNTVYFDGKYASPDVFKSLGCEDFISFVFEFGKSLCSMHLTEDEIALFSAFVLMSADRSWLQEKVKIEKLQQKIQLALQHVLQKNHREDGILTKLICKVSTLRALCGRHTEKLMAFKAIYPDIVRLHFPPLYKELFTSEFEPAMQIDG; from the exons ATGTCAAAAAAGCAGAGAGACAGCTTGTATGCAGAAGTACAGAAACACCggatgcagcagcagcagcgcgaCCACCAGCAGCAGCCTGGAGAGGCTGAGCCGCTGACGCCCACCTACAACATCTCGGCCAACGGGCTGACGGAACTTCACGACGACCTCAGTAACTACATTGACGGGCACACCCCTGAGGGGAGTAAGGCAGACTCCGCCGTCAGCAGCTTCTACCTGGACATACAGCCTTCCCCAGACCAGTCAGGTCTTGATATCAATGGAATCAAACCAGAACCAATATGTGACTACACACCAGCATCAGGCTTCTTTCCCTACTGTTCGTTCACCAACGGCGAGACTTCCCCAACTGTGTCCATGGCAGAATTAG AACACCTTGCACAGAATATATCTAAATCGCATCTGGAAACCTGCCAATACTTGAGAGAAGAGCTCCAGCAGATAACGTGGCAGACCTTTTTACAGGAAGAAATTGAGAACTATCAAAACAAG CAGCGGGAGGTGATGTGGCAATTGTGTGCCATCAAAATTACAGAAGCTATACAGTATGTGGTGGAGTTTGCCAAACGCATTGATGGATTTATGGAACTGTGTCAAAATGATCAAATTGTGCTTCTAAAAGCAG GTTCTCTAGAGGTGGTGTTTATCAGAATGTGCCGTGCCTTTGACTCTCAGAACAACACCGTGTACTTTGATGGGAAGTATGCCAGCCCCGACGTCTTCAAATCCTTAG GTTGTGAAGACTTTATTAGCTTTGTGTTTGAATTTGGAAAGAGTTTATGTTCTATGCACCTGACTGAAGATGAAATTGCATTATTTTCTGCATTTGTACTGATGTCAGCAG ATCGCTCATGGCTGcaagaaaaggtaaaaattgaaaaactgcAACAGAAAATTCAGCTAGCTCTTCAACACGTCCTACAGAAGAATCACCGAGAAGATGGAATACTAACAAAG TTAATATGCAAGGTGTCTACCTTAAGAGCCTTATGTGGACGACATACAGAAAAGCTAATGGCATTTAAAGCAATATACCCAGACATTGTGCGACTTCATTTTCCTCCATTATACAAGGAGTTGTTCACTTCAGAATTTGAGCCAGCAATGCAAATTGATGGGTAA